Part of the Catenulispora sp. MAP5-51 genome is shown below.
CTGCACGACCGCCGAGCGCACCAGCGGATGGCGGAACGCGAAGTCGCCGGTAGCCGGCTCGATCTCCAGCAGACCGGCGGCCACGGCTTCGTCCGCGGCGCGCATGCGGTAGCGCGCGCCGGGGCCTGCCCCGGTACTGGCTCCGGTACTAGCTCCGGTACTACCTCCGATGCCGATACTGCTGCCGGTGCCGGCGCCGCGCGATCCGTGCCCGGTGCCGACGCCGTCGAGAGCGCCCATCAGCAGCTCCTCGCGCATGACCTGGCTCAGAGCCTCGATACGCGCGCCGTACAACCGCTGCAGACGCCGAGGCAGCGGCATCCCGAGTTCCCCGACGAGGCTTTCCAACAACGGCTCGCCCTGCGTCGCGGCACCGAGGTGCGCGGGCAGTTCCAGCAGAGCCAGCGGGTTGCCCTGGGCCTGTTCCAACACCATGGCGCGGACCTGTTTGCCCAGCGTCGGGAAGCGTTGGATGAGCAGGCTCTCGGCGTCCTGCTCGCTCAGGGCGGCGACGGGCAGTTCGGGCAGCGCGGCGGTGTCGAAGCGCGAGCCGATGTCGGTGCGGACCCCGACCAGCAGCTTCACCGGGCTGCCGGCCAGCCGGCGGCCGACGAAGCCGCAGATGTCGGCGCTGGAGTCGTCGAACCACTGGCCGTCGTCCAGGACCAGGAGCAGCGGCCGGCGCGCGGCGGCCTGGGACAGCAGGCTGAGCACGGCGATGCCCAGGGCCATGACCGACGGCGGGATGCCCTCGGCGCGGCCGAAGACGGCGTCGAAGGCCGACTGGCTGCCGTCGTCGAGGTCTGCGACGTCGGCCAGCAGCGGGTGCAGGAACTGGTGCAGCCCGGCGTAGGGCAGCTCCGACTCCGCCTCGACGCCGGCCGCGCGGATGACGGCGTGGCCTTCCTGCTCGGCCGCGGCGGCGGCGTGGGCCAGCAGCGAGCTCTTGCCGACCCCGGTCTCGCCGCGCAGGATCAGGGCCTGGCCCGCGGCGGCTTTGACGAACGCCGCGAGCTCGGCCTGTTCGGCCTCCCGTCCCACCATCGCCATGCCGATGGATTCCATGCCCTCCCCATTTTCTTTCTTCGTCGTGCTTCAAGCCGGAATGCCGGGGCCGGGGTCGAGACCACCCATGTCTGGCCCGCTCCCCGACGACGTCTACGGCTTCACTCGAGCCCGGCGGCCCGGGCCATGTGGGCCGCGTACCAGGCCGGCCAGTCGGCGTCGGGGTGGCCGAGTTCGCCCTCGTACTCGGCGTGGGCGGCCTCGGCGTCGCGCAGGGCGAGTTCGAGGTCGGCGGCCGAGCGGTAGACCACGTGCCCGATGCGGCCGGGGCGGCGCGTGGTGACCTCTTGAAGGACGAAGGCGTTGCCGTCCGGGTCCTCGAACGAGGCGAAGGATCCGTAGGACTGCCGGTCCGGATGCGGGCCCGAAACCCGGTCGACGGTGCCGGCGTGGTGGAAGACCCCGCCGGCGTCGTGGAACACCTCGCTGACCGCGACGCCGTGCGCCAGCAGTTCCTCGCGGGCCGCGACAACGTCGTCCACGACCAGGTGCACCCCGCGCTCGGACCCCGGCGCCGCGTCGGTCACGCCGCTGCCGATGATGAACGAGGCCGCCGACCCGGGCGGCGTCAGGTGCACGACCCGGAAGCCCCCGGGGCCGGAGAAGTCGACGTCGACCCGGAACCCGATCCCGGCAAAGAAGTCCTTGGCCCGGTCCACATCCGACACCGGAAGCACTACGACCTCGAGTTTGAAGTCCACCATCGTCCGCTCCTCCGCCCAGCGCGATGCCGGTCGGCATCCGCCGACAACGATTCCGCGACTACGGGGGCGTCACCCCAGGGGTGAACCCTGGCACGTACCCGGGCCCGGGGTCGCCAGGGGTGCCGTGCTCGGGCCCGCGGGTGCGTACGGAGCTACTCTGACCGACCTTCCCTCCCGCCGCATGCGCGGAAACCTCGCGACCGGTAGCCCTCGAAGATTTTCTGGGCCAGCCTGTAGTAACGCCGCCTGCCCGTTCGTCAACCCCACGAAAGCCCACGAGAAGCCCACGAGAACGGCGCGAGTCGCCGGCCGACGAACTGTGAACGGAGCAGTCACATGAGGTACTTGATGCTGGTGTGCGTGGAGCCCGATGGCGCCAAGGAGGAGATCCCGGGGGCGCCCGACGTCGAGGACTGGGTCAAGGACAACGACGCCAAGGGCGTCCGGCTCATCGGCGAGCGTATCCGCCCCGACAGCGACGCGACCACCGTACGGGTGCGCGACGGCGAGGTGCTGCTCACCGACGGGCCCTACGTCGAGACCAAGGACCTGATCGCCGGGTTCGACGTGCTGGAGTGCGCCGACCTGGACGAGGCCGTCGAGGTCGCCTCGCGGCACCCGATGGCCTGGTACGGGGTGATCGAGCTGCGGCCGTTCTGGTCCGGCGACCAGGCGTAGGACGCCCGGGGGGCACACGCGCAGAGCAAGCAAAGGCAAGCAACGGCAAGCAACGGCAAGCAGAGGAGAGGAGGCGGCGATGGCCGACGACGAACCGGCGAGCGAGGTCATCGCCGCCCTGTACGCCGACGGCTGGAGCCGGATCGTGGCCACCATGATCCGGTTCACCGGCGGCGACTGGAACCTGGCCGAGGAGTGCGCGCAGGACGCCTTCGCCCAGGCCCTGCGCCGCTGGCCCGAGGACGGCGTCCCCCGCCAGCCGCTGGCCTGGCTCACCACCGCCGCGCGCAACCGCGCCGTCGACGTCTGGCGCCGGGCCTCCACCGAGGCGGCGAAGCTGCGCCAGTGGGCCGCCTGGGAGGCGAAGGCCCCGCCGCCGTACACCCGCGACAGCGAGATCCCGGACGAGCGCCTGGAACTCATGTTCACCTGCTGCCACCCGGCCCTGAACCTGGACGCCCAGGTGGCGCTGACCCTGCGCTCGCTGGCCGGCCTGAGCACCGCCGACATCGCGCGCGCCTTCCTGGTCAGCGAACGCACCATGGGCCAGCGCATCTTCCGGGCCAAGCAGAAGGTGGCACACGCGGTCATCCCGTTCCGGGTCCCGCCGGCCCACCTGCTGCCCGACCGGCTGCCGGCCGTACTGCACGTGCTGTACCTGATCTACAACGAGAGCTACAGCGACCAGGAGCACAAGGCCCGCCTGAGCACCGAGGCGATCCAGGTGGCCCGCGTCCTGGCCACCCTGATGCCGGACGAACCCGAGGCGCAGGGCCTGCTGGCCCTGATGCTGCTGCAGGAGGCCCGTCACGCCGCACGCCTGGACGGCGACGGCGAACTGGTCACCCTGGAGCACCAGGACCGCTCCCAGTGGGACCGCGACCTCATCGGCGAGGGCACGGCGATCCTCGAGCGCGCGCTGCGCCGCCGCCGCGCCGGGCCGTTCCAGATCCAGGCGGCCATCGCGGCCTGCCACGCGACCGCGCCCCGCTTCCAGGACACCGACTGGCCGCAGATCGTCGGGCTCTACGACCAACTACGGCGCGTGCTCCCGAACCCGATGGTCGATCTGAACCGGACCGTCGCGCTGGCCATGGCACAGGGCCCTGAGACGGCGCTTCCCGACCTCGACGCCCTCGCCGACTCCGGCCGCCTGGACGGCTACCACCTCCTGCACGCCACGCGCGCCGACTTCCTGCGCCGGCTCGGGCGCGAGGACGAGGCGGCGAAGAGCCTGCGGACCGCGCTGGAGCTGGCGCCGACCGATGCCGAGCGGCGGTTGTTGGAGCGGCGGCTGGCGGAGTCGCGGGGGCGGACCGTCAGAGGGAACTGAACGCCGTCAGGTCGTCAGGTCGTCAGGTCGTCAGCACAGCAGCATCTTGATATAGGCGTCCAGCCGCTCCGCTACGGCTCGCGTCGTCAGCTCCGGCCTCCCCGACTCCCGCCATGCCCGGGCGATGACAGCCACCTCTTCCGAGAACGCCAGCGGGTCCCGCACCATCCAGTACGACCGCTGGCTCGCGTCCGCGGCCAGCACACCGCCGGCCTCCTCGTACGCCTCGGCGAACCGCCGGCCCCATGCCGAGCCGTGCAGCAGTGCGAGGTTGGTGCAGCAGTGCGCCACATCGAGATCCGCCGGACCCCACGAGGTGGCCGCCCAGTCGACGACCCCGGTGATGTGCGTGTCGGCCGGACTCGATGGCAGCACGCCGAACAGCACGTTTCCCGGCTGGAAGTCGCGGTGCAGGAATCGCCCTTGGTAGGGCGGAGCGGGCCTGCGGATCATGTCGATGGCGGCGGCCCACGCCGCCGCGTCGGCGTTCGTCGGTACGACCACGGTGTCGGCGGTGGTCAGCGTCACGTACCCGGGGGGACGCACGGCGGGCCGTAGTGCGTGGATCGACACCAGCTGACGCGCCAGGAGCGGCACCCGCGTCTCCACCCCGCCGTCGGCGAGGACCGTCCGGCCCGGCAGACAGGTCATGAGGAGCGAGGGATATTCGCAGTGGGCGGCGGTCGGATCGACGGCGACCAGTCCGGGAGCAGTCACGCCGGTCCCGGCGAGCTGTGTCAGGGCACCGGCTTCCCTGGTCAGCGAGTCCTCGGCACGCTCCCTGTGCGCCGGTTCGACGAACGATCGCAACACCATCTCACGGGTGTCCCCGACCCGTGCGGCGATGGTCAGCTTCCGGATCTCGGCGGTGATCCCGCCGTGCAGCTCCTCGACGCCGACGATCTGCTCGCCGGTGTGGAGATGCTGCTTCACCCATGCCAGCGTCAACGGCCGAACCGTCAGTCGAACCGTCATAGGAGCAGCTCCTCGAGCTCGCCGAGCCGGCCGAACAAGACGGGCAGGCCACGCACTCCGTCGCGCACGGACTCGTGCGACAGCGCGAGGCCGGGACCGGTGGCCGCCTCGACGCCCGCCAGGCACCGCAGGATGTTCCACCTCGTGTGTCCCAACCAGCCGCCGATCATGTGCGCGAACCAGCTCGGGCCCGAGGGCGGCAGCACTCCGCCGCCGGCGGCGTAGCCGTCGAGGACCGAGGCGAAGACGGCGGGCTCGATGCCGTCGAGGCCGGGGCCCTTCGCCAGGCTCAGCGCGGTCGAACCGAGCTCACCGGACAGGTCGAGCAATCCCGACAGCTCCCAGTCCAGAACCACCGGCCGGCCCCGGCGGGCCAGCAGGTTCCACGGCTGGATGTCTCTGTGGGTCAGCACGACCGGACCTGGCCGTTCGCAGGTGTCGACGAAGCGGGCGATCGCCTGGAACGTCCGCACCCGGGCGGCCAGCTCCTCGGCCCAGGGCTGTCCGGTCGCCGCCGCCCGCGCCGCGAGCTCGGGCCAGTCCCGTGCCACCGGTTCCTCGACCGGCCCGGCGCTCCAGGCGGCATCGAGCGCGTGGATGCGCGCGAGGATCTCTCCGATCTCGAACCCGTACGCCGGCGACACCGGCGCCTCCGGCACCTTCTCGCCCTCGACCCATCGATGGACGAGCGTGCCGCGGCCGGCCGAGATCGGCTCCGGCATCGGGATGCCGGCGGCGAAGGCCGTCCGCTCGAACGCGAACACGTCCTCGCCGTGATACGTCCAGCGGCGGTCGCCCAGGTTCAGCTCCTTCACCGCGAACGACCCTTGATCGGTGTCGAGCCGGTACATCCGGTTGGCGAACCCGCCGTGGACGCGGATCATCGGGCCGACCGGTGCGCCGAGCTGCGAAAGATCCACCTCCGCATGCTAGGTCCGACGACCTGTCGACGCACCGGGCTTTCCCGGGCGGTGGAGCTACATACACCCCACGAACACCATGTAGGGCCATCGTGCGAGCACGTCCCGGCTCGCAGACTTGAGGCATCACCTCAAGCCATCCATCTCGGGGAAAGAGAATCGCCATGCGTTCCCACAGCCGTTCCCACAGCCGTTTCCGTCAGCACGCCGCGAAGTCCGTCGCGATCGGCGCGGCGGGCGCCTTGCTGCTGACCGTCGCCTCGGCCGCCTCGGCCACCGTCGCGAACGCCTCGACATCCGGGCCCGGTGCGTTCGAGCACGGCCGGCAGCACCACGAGCCCGGCCGGTTGTTGTCCGTGACGGAGGTCGCGGCGCTGTCGCCGGATCAGGTGCAGGCGGCGGTGGTCCCGTTCTTCGGCGACACCAAGCGGGTGCGCTATGCGGTCACCGACTACCGCATCACCTACAGCACCGTCGATCCGCAGGGCCGCGCGACGACCGCCAGCGGCCTGGTCGCCCTGCCCACCGGCGCCGGCGACCGGCTGAACGTCATCTCCTACGACCACGGCACCAACCCGACCCGCGACGCGGTCGCCTCGGTCACCGCGGGCGGCGGCGACCGGGAGGCCGTCGAGCTGTTCGCCTCGGCCGGCTACGCCGCCGTCGCCCCGGACTACCTCGGACTGGGCACGGGCCCCGGCGTCCATCCGTACATGGATCTGGCCTCTGAGGTCACGGCCTCGGAGGACATGCTCACCGCGAGCCGCACCCTGGCCGGCCAGCACGACACGAGCCTGAATCCGCGGGTCATGGTCACCGGCTTCTCCCAGGGCGGCGCGGCGGCGATGGGCTTCGCGCACGCGATCCAGCAGGGCCAGGCAGGCACTTACTGGCGCCTGGGAGCCGTCGCACCGATGAGCGGCCCCTACAACGTCCGTACCGCTGAGATCCCCGCGCTGCTCAGCAACTCGCTCAACCCGGAGAGCGAAGTGCTCTACATCTCCTTCTGGACCGTGGCGATGAACCGGATCTACCACTTCTACGCCAACCCAGCGGAGGTCTTCCAGCAGCCGTACGCCTCGATCGTCGAAGGCCTCTACGACGGCGACCACTCCGAGCAGGACATCCTGTCGGCCTTGCCGAGCAACCCCGCAGCACTACTGACCCCGCAGTACACCGCACGTCTCCAGCACCCGACCGGCGCCCTGCTGACGGCGATGACGCAGAACGACGTCTCCTGCGACTGGCACCCGGACGCCCCGACGCAGATCTACGCCGCCAACGGCGACGACGGCGTCGCCTTCGCCAACGCCCAGCAGTGCCAGGCGCAACTAGCCGCGCACGGCGACCGCGTCAAGCTGATCGACGTCGGCGCCGTCGACCACAACACCTCCGCGGAGCTGGCCACGCCGCAGGTGCTGGCGTTCTTCAGCGACGCGGCTGACAGCGAGCGCTAGGGCCGTCGCCGTCGCGGGGTCCCACGCCTGATTCGGGCGTGGGACCCCGCGACCGCTTTCGGCTATCTCAGCGTCCCTCCAACCCCTTCACGTTGTCCCCGAACGTCCATCCCAACGACCCGTCCCAGTTGATGGACCAGGTCATCAGTCCCTTGATCTGGCCGCCGACGCTGTTCCACGCCTGGGAGACCAGCGAGGGGGTCATGTAGCCGCCGCCGGCGCCGGGCTGGGCGGGCAGGCCGGGGACCTGGTGGTCGTAGGGCACCTTGATCGTGGTGCCCTGGATGGTCAGGCCGTTGTTCAGGCACTGGGTCTGGACCTGGAAGCCCTGGACTGTGGCCGCCTCGTAGGAGTCGCCGGAGCAGCCGTACATGCTGCCGTTGTAGTACTGCATGTTCAGCCACCACAGGCGGCCGTTGTCCATGTACTTCTTGATGATCGGCAGGTACGCGCCCCAGATCGAGCCGTAGGTCACGCTGCCG
Proteins encoded:
- a CDS encoding VOC family protein, whose product is MVDFKLEVVVLPVSDVDRAKDFFAGIGFRVDVDFSGPGGFRVVHLTPPGSAASFIIGSGVTDAAPGSERGVHLVVDDVVAAREELLAHGVAVSEVFHDAGGVFHHAGTVDRVSGPHPDRQSYGSFASFEDPDGNAFVLQEVTTRRPGRIGHVVYRSAADLELALRDAEAAHAEYEGELGHPDADWPAWYAAHMARAAGLE
- a CDS encoding YciI family protein; protein product: MRYLMLVCVEPDGAKEEIPGAPDVEDWVKDNDAKGVRLIGERIRPDSDATTVRVRDGEVLLTDGPYVETKDLIAGFDVLECADLDEAVEVASRHPMAWYGVIELRPFWSGDQA
- a CDS encoding RNA polymerase sigma factor, producing MADDEPASEVIAALYADGWSRIVATMIRFTGGDWNLAEECAQDAFAQALRRWPEDGVPRQPLAWLTTAARNRAVDVWRRASTEAAKLRQWAAWEAKAPPPYTRDSEIPDERLELMFTCCHPALNLDAQVALTLRSLAGLSTADIARAFLVSERTMGQRIFRAKQKVAHAVIPFRVPPAHLLPDRLPAVLHVLYLIYNESYSDQEHKARLSTEAIQVARVLATLMPDEPEAQGLLALMLLQEARHAARLDGDGELVTLEHQDRSQWDRDLIGEGTAILERALRRRRAGPFQIQAAIAACHATAPRFQDTDWPQIVGLYDQLRRVLPNPMVDLNRTVALAMAQGPETALPDLDALADSGRLDGYHLLHATRADFLRRLGREDEAAKSLRTALELAPTDAERRLLERRLAESRGRTVRGN
- a CDS encoding phosphotransferase family protein, with translation MTVRLTVRPLTLAWVKQHLHTGEQIVGVEELHGGITAEIRKLTIAARVGDTREMVLRSFVEPAHRERAEDSLTREAGALTQLAGTGVTAPGLVAVDPTAAHCEYPSLLMTCLPGRTVLADGGVETRVPLLARQLVSIHALRPAVRPPGYVTLTTADTVVVPTNADAAAWAAAIDMIRRPAPPYQGRFLHRDFQPGNVLFGVLPSSPADTHITGVVDWAATSWGPADLDVAHCCTNLALLHGSAWGRRFAEAYEEAGGVLAADASQRSYWMVRDPLAFSEEVAVIARAWRESGRPELTTRAVAERLDAYIKMLLC
- a CDS encoding phosphotransferase family protein; its protein translation is MDLSQLGAPVGPMIRVHGGFANRMYRLDTDQGSFAVKELNLGDRRWTYHGEDVFAFERTAFAAGIPMPEPISAGRGTLVHRWVEGEKVPEAPVSPAYGFEIGEILARIHALDAAWSAGPVEEPVARDWPELAARAAATGQPWAEELAARVRTFQAIARFVDTCERPGPVVLTHRDIQPWNLLARRGRPVVLDWELSGLLDLSGELGSTALSLAKGPGLDGIEPAVFASVLDGYAAGGGVLPPSGPSWFAHMIGGWLGHTRWNILRCLAGVEAATGPGLALSHESVRDGVRGLPVLFGRLGELEELLL
- a CDS encoding alpha/beta hydrolase family protein; translated protein: MRSHSRSHSRFRQHAAKSVAIGAAGALLLTVASAASATVANASTSGPGAFEHGRQHHEPGRLLSVTEVAALSPDQVQAAVVPFFGDTKRVRYAVTDYRITYSTVDPQGRATTASGLVALPTGAGDRLNVISYDHGTNPTRDAVASVTAGGGDREAVELFASAGYAAVAPDYLGLGTGPGVHPYMDLASEVTASEDMLTASRTLAGQHDTSLNPRVMVTGFSQGGAAAMGFAHAIQQGQAGTYWRLGAVAPMSGPYNVRTAEIPALLSNSLNPESEVLYISFWTVAMNRIYHFYANPAEVFQQPYASIVEGLYDGDHSEQDILSALPSNPAALLTPQYTARLQHPTGALLTAMTQNDVSCDWHPDAPTQIYAANGDDGVAFANAQQCQAQLAAHGDRVKLIDVGAVDHNTSAELATPQVLAFFSDAADSER